A window of Haliscomenobacter hydrossis DSM 1100 contains these coding sequences:
- a CDS encoding T9SS type A sorting domain-containing protein has product MKQSFTYFIGSKRPFLFVWFFVTLIGTVQAASTAFSSGVLTISFSAANENAQLLNDGTNISVLSNVPITGAGAVFSTASVTKIIVNDPGDLANQTLTFSAGTAFTLSGGLDVSGVEYANFSNSVTVTGSSSMVVIAKQRILISGVTLTGGSGGVQLKGQGTLAVNTNGVDLTSGALVTASGTGSVAVEGKGGDSGFGYNVGVQLFGPNAKITSSGGPVTVKGTGGLAFSSKGVFLRSGGEISAGGMGLVNVEGQSGANSGGDCDGVSVDDVNSKITSLGGDVTVKGTSMGIGGNKNYGVVVSNGGEISAGSAGNVSIEGLGGMNTTLGGDIGVYLVSSDSKITSSGGNVVVKGYGRGGATTGFNLGVSVYFGGLITAGGMGSVYVEGQGGNTTGGRNSGVDVTGSGAKITSSGGDVSVKGLGGTSTLSMGVVVSSAGEITVGGSGKVSVVGQGGNTGNQNYGVYVADMNSKITSSGGSVDVNGTGGGSGTSFSNYGVMILAFGEISAGGMGSVKVVGQGGNTTGTGGNSNYGVYVVTISKITSSGGNVSVVGSGGGSGASQDNIGVFIVGGSFIRAEGLGSVNVEGQGGNNVDDRSYGVYASGANSLITSAGGNVIVKGTGGASSLSGASSNIGVIVDQAGAITAASTGTVSVEGQGGNSPGGDNTGVLVTGASSKITSSGGNVMVKGTGSLIGSFSSGVNVTSSGQISAGGTGTLNVEGKGGDDPGGVNIGVSVSGNNSLITSLGGNVLVKGLGGVGGIGVNVANGGQISAGSMGSVSVDGLGGSTENYGVRVSDFNAKITSSGGPILVKGTGTGSRADILIEFGGVILSPSTSNGITLQSTNNGTWPNTDNIDVSTTSTQKTAFSAGSKLNIVINYLVADAGYQQLDVVGMIDLSGVELTFAGSTASLGVGSTLTIVNNDDTDPVIGTFNGLPEGALIPNFLGTGLNAQISYVGGSGNDVVLKVLAVTAGVTISQSGGNTNVAEGGATDTYTVVLTSQPSSDVTITPTPNAQVTTSPASLVFTSANWNILQTVTVTAVDDAAVEGSHTGGIVHSAASTDADYNNISIASVSANISDNDVAGVTITQSGGSTNVTEGGATDTYTVVLTSQPSSDVTITLTPDAQVTTNPISLIFTNVNWNIAQNVTVTAVDDAAVEGSHTGSIAHSATSADARYNNFVIATITANISDNDNVIVENNDCGCQNVTVTLDANCQFLLTRNLISDGNCNGATVRVMDNSPSNGGLIDCAGVWTYGLFDAFGNIICWGKVTAEDKTAPALICPPADITLDCYDVNYVLNERRTIGNVGDDLRSPRPAANATDGRTINNAEGVAGTGDNCQLGLNPPGLVDDNYKNLGYAYYKDNCFNCGCRVTLKWTDKVVFYSCTDIEFTRDGYYAKIEREWVATDCNGMRADAYIQDIFFTRPDLDDFVFSIGGPANRPVKGQTGVAAGTPGYDWVVEYQSCTPDKSLILHDDVTPYDLSYFHIGGGVNTRRIYIDKLECNYSVSIKDTEFPICGGKGVKIDRELYVFDWCAGKIVDTFHILIKIGDFQAPTATYEHHAPYVISTGPMDCTAAFPVTVVGIKSAFGVEIKDNCTLANVSVSVYTKDLYVKGILVNEGPESPWCTNPPTTVPATTAKEQCCIAWAKIDYAIMNGQMIGVPVGRHVMKIEAFDGCYNSSTLCFEFEVKDKIAPVMKCDDDLHISLSNANGYVDGYAQVTAADIDEGSWDNCKLAWIAVRRNVPTSCTASFILKGYDSNGNNKIDAAPFDDPKDAPANWKWIVDGKEVVDGIDNNGDGDIFDRGEFFATKGGKIMTPLQDAVDFFCCDLAERVTIELWGADTADNPYTQNIDESNWNYCWNDVLIEDKVAPTCVAPWDITVDCDEKNLAIIEDKVASAAVFGDVSITTGSDCANLDTVYTVTKNLKCGYGKIVRSWALTKETVKGPITITCYQTIWVRPIHQYDICFPKDVDSDCKTPIIDTVLTDELSCDILAVNITDKRYDASDDECYKIFRTYTVINWCAYDDRCGDPMAEGSVYVVDRGLWGNYGKNPIYMLVRDRDRDLNEEFWLSKDLTPNNGDDIYVRGDGNYGGYSSLGSSVTVSAGLMPFCKPEIYAHPYDYFQDWEYYHSFMYTQIIKVYDEVAPVVTAPRDTFCIREGADCLADVTITVAATDNCTDKVTLETQYLMVAPGQTTNAGSMILYSTPRWVTKDLGNGQFEITVKNLPVGTHDLIVVVRDECGNLSKATRIPFVVADCKGPAPICINGLSTELMPNGTGGGMMAVWASDFVASDIYDCYGQGPETKNGLKLVKKYSINRVGEPVIATQTGIDLDCDDFAVGGIVLVELHAWDEQGNDDFCITFIEVQDNRKVCPDLATGDNVAVVAGTIATEGNANLQGATITLSGQASMSATTTATGGYAFINLIKGNDFTVTPQLDKNHLNGVSTFDLVLIQKHILNVQALNSPYKMIAADVNNSKSITTLDLIALRKLILNIDQSFQNNTSWRFVDAAYNFPNASNPWAASFPEVVNINDLAGNINASFVAVKVGDVNASATVSSAASAEVRTAGTLDINAADAALKAGTEYSVEFSAADLKSIQGYQFALNLDKSKVELVDIVYGVAKAENFGVFTNEGVITTSWNGEAKQGALFTLVLRAKADAQLSSALSLNRIVSAEAYSVSNDQLNVALKFSGAALANGFELKQNTPNPFNGETMISFNLPKAAAATLTISDVTGRVLKSIRADYAKGFNQVILKATDLNASGVLYYTLEADDFTATKKMIVVE; this is encoded by the coding sequence ATGAAACAATCTTTTACCTACTTCATTGGTAGCAAGAGACCCTTTCTTTTTGTCTGGTTCTTTGTAACCCTGATCGGTACTGTTCAAGCGGCATCGACGGCCTTTAGCAGCGGTGTGCTGACGATTTCGTTCAGTGCAGCCAACGAAAATGCACAGCTTCTCAACGACGGTACCAATATTAGTGTGCTCAGTAATGTGCCCATAACCGGAGCGGGAGCTGTTTTTTCCACGGCATCCGTTACGAAGATTATCGTCAACGATCCAGGCGACCTAGCTAACCAAACACTGACCTTTTCGGCTGGAACGGCTTTTACCCTTAGTGGAGGTCTGGATGTATCGGGTGTGGAATATGCCAACTTCTCAAACTCGGTAACTGTCACAGGCAGTTCGTCTATGGTGGTGATCGCTAAACAGCGTATCCTCATCAGTGGCGTGACGCTAACAGGTGGCAGTGGAGGAGTCCAACTTAAAGGCCAGGGTACACTGGCCGTAAATACCAACGGGGTAGATTTGACTTCTGGAGCGTTGGTAACTGCTTCAGGCACGGGTAGTGTCGCTGTGGAGGGCAAAGGCGGTGATTCCGGGTTTGGGTACAACGTTGGTGTTCAACTCTTTGGTCCCAATGCTAAAATTACTTCATCGGGTGGGCCTGTCACGGTAAAAGGTACAGGTGGTCTCGCTTTTAGTTCAAAAGGGGTGTTTTTAAGGTCTGGTGGAGAAATCAGTGCGGGTGGTATGGGCTTAGTAAACGTGGAGGGCCAAAGCGGGGCGAATTCTGGCGGTGATTGCGATGGTGTTAGTGTCGATGACGTTAATTCCAAAATTACTTCTTTGGGTGGAGATGTGACAGTGAAAGGTACAAGTATGGGAATCGGGGGCAATAAGAACTATGGGGTTGTCGTATCAAATGGTGGTGAAATCAGTGCAGGTAGTGCCGGCAATGTAAGTATAGAGGGCTTAGGAGGCATGAACACCACACTTGGCGGGGATATTGGTGTGTATCTTGTAAGCTCCGATTCCAAGATCACCTCGTCGGGTGGAAATGTTGTAGTTAAAGGCTATGGGCGCGGTGGAGCAACTACAGGATTTAACTTAGGTGTAAGCGTTTATTTTGGTGGCCTGATTACTGCAGGCGGAATGGGCAGTGTGTACGTTGAAGGCCAAGGTGGAAATACTACTGGAGGTAGAAATTCTGGCGTTGATGTCACTGGTAGTGGTGCAAAGATCACCTCGTCAGGAGGCGATGTGTCGGTAAAAGGATTAGGCGGAACTTCAACCTTGAGTATGGGTGTGGTTGTATCAAGTGCTGGTGAGATCACTGTAGGTGGTTCCGGTAAGGTAAGTGTTGTTGGCCAAGGAGGGAATACGGGTAATCAAAACTATGGCGTTTATGTCGCCGACATGAATTCCAAAATTACCTCATCAGGAGGATCTGTAGATGTAAATGGAACTGGTGGCGGCAGTGGAACTTCCTTTAGTAATTATGGTGTAATGATATTGGCATTTGGTGAAATAAGTGCTGGCGGCATGGGGAGTGTTAAAGTCGTTGGTCAAGGAGGGAACACTACCGGCACAGGAGGGAATTCAAACTATGGTGTGTATGTCGTAACCATCAGTAAAATCACCTCGTCGGGAGGCAATGTGTCTGTAGTAGGTTCGGGCGGTGGCAGTGGAGCTTCTCAGGACAATATTGGCGTATTTATTGTGGGCGGTAGCTTTATTCGTGCGGAAGGTCTAGGAAGCGTAAATGTTGAGGGACAAGGTGGAAACAATGTAGACGATCGAAGTTATGGTGTTTATGCAAGTGGAGCCAATTCCTTAATCACTTCAGCTGGTGGTAATGTGATCGTGAAAGGCACCGGTGGAGCAAGCTCGTTAAGTGGTGCATCTTCCAATATCGGCGTGATTGTGGACCAAGCTGGCGCAATTACTGCAGCTAGCACGGGTACTGTAAGTGTGGAAGGCCAAGGTGGGAATAGCCCAGGTGGCGATAATACAGGCGTATTAGTCACTGGTGCCAGTTCAAAAATTACCTCATCGGGTGGTAATGTGATGGTGAAAGGCACCGGCAGTTTGATTGGTTCTTTTTCGAGTGGAGTAAATGTTACATCCAGTGGTCAGATCAGTGCAGGTGGAACAGGCACCCTAAATGTAGAAGGAAAAGGTGGGGATGACCCTGGCGGGGTAAATATTGGAGTTTCTGTATCGGGTAACAATTCTTTAATCACTTCGTTGGGGGGCAATGTGCTGGTGAAGGGTTTAGGAGGCGTGGGAGGTATAGGCGTTAACGTAGCAAATGGCGGCCAGATCAGTGCCGGTAGTATGGGGAGTGTAAGTGTTGATGGTTTGGGCGGAAGTACTGAAAATTATGGCGTCAGGGTCTCGGATTTTAATGCTAAGATCACATCATCAGGCGGCCCCATTTTGGTGAAAGGTACCGGCACGGGAAGTCGGGCTGATATCTTGATAGAATTTGGGGGGGTAATCCTTTCTCCTTCTACAAGCAACGGAATCACTTTACAAAGCACAAACAATGGTACTTGGCCCAATACCGATAATATAGATGTAAGCACAACCAGTACACAAAAAACGGCCTTTAGTGCCGGGTCAAAACTCAATATTGTCATTAATTATTTGGTAGCCGATGCAGGATACCAGCAACTCGACGTTGTTGGTATGATCGACCTCAGCGGCGTTGAACTGACTTTTGCCGGAAGTACAGCCTCGCTTGGTGTAGGTAGTACTTTAACCATCGTAAACAACGATGATACAGATCCTGTTATCGGAACATTCAACGGACTGCCGGAAGGCGCTTTGATTCCCAATTTCCTCGGTACGGGTCTAAATGCTCAAATTTCCTACGTTGGCGGAAGCGGTAATGACGTAGTATTGAAAGTGTTGGCCGTAACAGCAGGAGTTACGATCTCCCAAAGTGGCGGAAACACGAATGTTGCCGAAGGCGGTGCAACGGATACCTATACCGTTGTACTGACCAGCCAACCAAGTAGTGATGTAACCATTACCCCTACCCCCAATGCACAAGTGACAACCAGCCCCGCTTCGCTTGTCTTTACGAGTGCCAATTGGAATATTTTACAGACAGTCACCGTGACGGCGGTAGATGATGCGGCAGTAGAAGGCAGCCATACGGGTGGCATTGTCCACAGCGCCGCTAGTACTGATGCCGATTACAATAACATCTCCATTGCTTCTGTAAGTGCAAACATCAGCGACAACGACGTGGCTGGTGTCACCATCACTCAAAGCGGCGGTAGCACCAATGTTACCGAAGGTGGCGCAACGGATACCTACACGGTTGTTTTGACCAGCCAGCCAAGCAGTGATGTGACCATCACCCTGACGCCCGATGCTCAGGTGACGACGAATCCCATTTCATTAATCTTCACGAACGTCAATTGGAATATTGCCCAAAATGTGACGGTTACAGCGGTAGATGATGCGGCAGTAGAAGGCAGCCATACCGGTAGCATCGCCCACAGTGCGACTAGCGCTGATGCCCGCTATAACAACTTCGTCATCGCTACCATAACGGCTAATATCAGTGACAATGACAATGTAATAGTAGAAAACAATGATTGCGGCTGTCAAAATGTGACCGTGACCCTGGATGCGAATTGTCAATTCCTCCTCACCCGCAACCTGATCTCAGATGGCAATTGCAACGGAGCCACCGTGCGGGTCATGGACAACAGCCCCTCCAACGGCGGCCTGATCGACTGCGCTGGAGTCTGGACCTACGGCTTGTTTGACGCCTTTGGCAACATCATCTGCTGGGGTAAAGTTACGGCTGAAGACAAAACCGCACCTGCGCTGATCTGTCCTCCTGCTGACATCACTTTGGATTGCTACGATGTCAACTATGTGTTGAACGAAAGACGCACCATTGGTAACGTAGGTGACGACCTTCGCTCTCCACGTCCTGCTGCCAATGCCACGGACGGTCGCACCATCAACAACGCCGAAGGTGTTGCTGGAACGGGCGACAATTGCCAGTTGGGTTTGAATCCTCCCGGCTTGGTTGATGACAACTACAAAAACCTGGGTTATGCGTATTACAAAGACAACTGCTTCAACTGCGGTTGCCGGGTAACTTTGAAGTGGACGGACAAAGTAGTGTTCTACTCTTGTACCGACATCGAGTTTACGCGTGATGGCTACTACGCCAAAATCGAGCGCGAATGGGTCGCTACGGATTGCAACGGCATGCGTGCTGATGCTTACATCCAGGACATCTTCTTCACTCGCCCCGACCTGGATGATTTCGTATTCAGCATTGGTGGTCCTGCTAACCGTCCGGTAAAAGGTCAAACTGGTGTTGCTGCTGGCACTCCTGGCTACGATTGGGTAGTTGAGTACCAGTCTTGTACTCCTGACAAGAGCCTGATCCTGCATGACGATGTTACGCCATACGACCTGAGCTATTTCCACATTGGTGGTGGTGTTAACACCCGTAGAATCTACATCGACAAACTGGAGTGCAACTATTCTGTATCGATCAAAGACACTGAGTTCCCAATTTGTGGCGGCAAAGGGGTGAAGATCGATCGCGAATTGTATGTATTTGACTGGTGTGCCGGTAAAATCGTAGATACCTTCCACATCCTGATCAAAATTGGTGACTTCCAGGCACCTACGGCTACTTATGAGCACCATGCACCTTATGTGATCTCCACAGGTCCAATGGATTGCACGGCGGCATTCCCCGTAACTGTTGTGGGCATCAAGAGCGCCTTTGGCGTAGAGATCAAAGACAACTGTACCCTGGCTAACGTCAGTGTAAGTGTATACACCAAAGACCTTTACGTAAAAGGTATTTTGGTTAACGAAGGACCAGAAAGTCCTTGGTGTACCAATCCTCCAACCACTGTACCCGCTACCACGGCTAAAGAACAGTGCTGCATCGCTTGGGCGAAGATAGATTATGCCATCATGAATGGCCAGATGATTGGAGTACCTGTTGGCCGCCACGTAATGAAAATCGAGGCTTTCGACGGTTGCTACAATTCCTCTACTTTGTGCTTCGAGTTCGAAGTGAAGGACAAGATTGCACCAGTGATGAAGTGTGATGATGACCTGCACATCAGCTTGAGCAACGCCAATGGCTATGTTGATGGCTACGCTCAGGTAACTGCTGCTGACATCGATGAAGGCTCTTGGGACAACTGTAAGTTGGCTTGGATTGCGGTTCGTCGCAATGTTCCTACTTCTTGCACGGCTAGCTTCATCCTGAAAGGATACGATTCAAACGGCAACAACAAAATTGATGCTGCACCATTTGATGATCCTAAAGATGCACCTGCCAACTGGAAATGGATCGTAGACGGCAAAGAAGTAGTGGATGGTATCGACAACAACGGCGACGGCGATATTTTTGACCGTGGAGAATTCTTTGCCACCAAAGGAGGCAAAATCATGACTCCGCTGCAAGATGCGGTTGATTTCTTCTGCTGTGATTTGGCTGAGCGCGTAACCATCGAATTGTGGGGCGCTGACACTGCGGATAATCCATACACTCAGAATATTGACGAAAGCAACTGGAACTACTGCTGGAATGATGTACTGATCGAAGATAAAGTGGCTCCAACTTGTGTGGCTCCATGGGACATCACGGTTGATTGTGATGAGAAAAACCTGGCTATCATCGAGGACAAAGTAGCTTCTGCGGCAGTATTTGGTGACGTAAGCATCACCACGGGTAGCGATTGTGCTAACCTGGATACCGTTTACACCGTGACCAAAAACCTGAAGTGTGGTTATGGCAAAATCGTACGTAGCTGGGCATTGACCAAAGAAACGGTTAAAGGCCCCATCACGATCACTTGCTACCAGACCATCTGGGTTCGTCCAATTCATCAATACGACATTTGTTTCCCTAAAGACGTGGACTCTGATTGCAAAACGCCAATCATTGATACGGTTCTGACCGACGAATTGTCTTGTGACATCCTGGCGGTAAACATCACCGACAAGCGTTACGATGCTTCTGACGATGAGTGCTACAAAATCTTCCGTACTTACACCGTGATCAACTGGTGTGCTTACGACGACCGTTGTGGTGACCCAATGGCTGAAGGATCTGTTTATGTAGTTGACCGCGGCTTGTGGGGTAACTATGGCAAGAATCCAATCTACATGTTGGTTCGTGACCGCGATCGTGACCTGAATGAAGAATTCTGGTTGTCGAAAGACCTGACGCCTAACAACGGCGATGACATCTATGTACGTGGCGATGGCAACTACGGTGGTTACTCTTCTTTGGGTAGCAGCGTAACGGTTTCTGCTGGCTTAATGCCATTCTGTAAGCCAGAAATCTATGCTCACCCTTACGATTACTTCCAGGATTGGGAGTACTACCACTCTTTCATGTATACCCAGATCATCAAGGTATACGACGAAGTTGCACCAGTAGTAACTGCACCAAGAGATACGTTCTGCATCCGCGAAGGTGCCGATTGTTTGGCTGACGTAACGATCACCGTTGCGGCTACCGACAACTGTACGGATAAAGTGACTTTGGAAACACAGTACTTGATGGTTGCTCCAGGTCAAACGACCAATGCTGGTTCGATGATCCTGTACAGCACTCCACGTTGGGTAACCAAAGATTTGGGCAATGGCCAATTCGAGATCACGGTGAAAAACTTGCCCGTAGGTACCCACGATCTGATCGTGGTGGTACGTGACGAGTGTGGTAACCTGAGCAAAGCAACCCGGATTCCATTTGTGGTGGCAGATTGCAAAGGACCAGCACCAATTTGTATCAATGGCTTGAGCACTGAACTGATGCCTAACGGCACCGGTGGTGGTATGATGGCAGTATGGGCTTCTGACTTCGTGGCTTCGGACATTTACGATTGTTATGGTCAGGGACCAGAAACCAAAAATGGCCTGAAACTGGTTAAGAAGTACTCGATCAACCGCGTTGGTGAGCCAGTAATTGCCACTCAAACCGGTATCGATCTGGATTGTGATGATTTTGCAGTAGGAGGAATCGTATTGGTTGAATTGCACGCTTGGGATGAGCAAGGCAATGACGACTTCTGTATCACTTTCATCGAAGTACAAGACAACCGCAAGGTGTGTCCTGATTTAGCTACGGGTGATAATGTAGCTGTTGTAGCAGGTACGATCGCTACGGAAGGCAACGCTAACCTCCAGGGTGCAACCATCACCTTGAGTGGCCAGGCTTCCATGAGCGCAACAACAACTGCAACGGGTGGTTATGCATTCATTAACCTGATCAAAGGAAACGACTTCACGGTAACACCACAATTGGACAAAAACCACCTCAATGGGGTTTCTACTTTTGACCTGGTATTGATCCAGAAGCACATCCTGAATGTACAGGCCCTGAACAGCCCATACAAAATGATTGCTGCTGACGTCAACAACTCTAAGTCAATCACTACTTTGGACTTGATTGCCCTGCGCAAGTTGATCCTTAACATCGATCAAAGCTTCCAGAACAACACTTCCTGGAGATTCGTTGATGCAGCTTACAATTTCCCAAATGCCAGCAACCCATGGGCGGCTAGCTTCCCAGAAGTTGTGAACATCAACGACTTGGCTGGAAACATCAACGCTAGCTTCGTAGCGGTTAAAGTGGGTGATGTTAACGCCAGTGCCACCGTAAGTTCTGCTGCTTCTGCTGAAGTACGTACTGCGGGTACATTGGACATCAACGCTGCTGACGCTGCTTTGAAAGCTGGTACTGAGTACAGTGTAGAATTCTCTGCTGCTGACCTGAAGAGCATCCAGGGTTACCAGTTCGCATTGAACCTGGACAAGAGCAAAGTTGAATTGGTAGACATCGTTTACGGTGTAGCCAAAGCTGAAAACTTCGGTGTATTTACCAACGAAGGAGTGATCACCACTTCCTGGAATGGTGAAGCGAAGCAAGGTGCCTTGTTCACTTTGGTACTTCGTGCCAAAGCTGACGCTCAACTGAGCAGCGCACTGAGCCTGAACCGTATCGTTTCTGCGGAAGCATACAGCGTAAGCAACGACCAACTGAATGTTGCCCTGAAGTTCAGCGGTGCTGCGCTTGCCAATGGTTTTGAACTGAAGCAAAACACGCCTAACCCATTCAACGGGGAGACGATGATCAGCTTCAACTTGCCAAAAGCTGCTGCTGCTACTTTGACCATCAGCGATGTAACTGGTCGGGTACTGAAAAGCATCCGTGCTGACTACGCAAAAGGTTTCAACCAAGTTATCCTCAAGGCGACTGATTTGAACGCTTCTGGTGTGTTGTATTACACCCTCGAAGCTGACGATTTCACTGCTACCAAGAAGATGATTGTAGTGGAATAA
- a CDS encoding helix-turn-helix domain-containing protein has protein sequence MNKPDIIAQEHQWLTVFEIYVRQHLADTWLTVPVLAAAFSLSESSLLRQLKRLTGLSPGAYLQKMRLQEARRLLESGATSSVAATVARVGYKDARSFSRLFHKRFGKLPSAYLRK, from the coding sequence ATGAACAAGCCCGACATCATTGCTCAGGAACATCAATGGCTGACGGTTTTTGAAATTTACGTGCGTCAGCATTTAGCGGATACCTGGCTTACAGTACCGGTTCTGGCCGCTGCCTTTTCACTCAGCGAGTCATCGCTTTTGCGGCAGTTGAAACGGCTTACCGGGCTCAGTCCCGGTGCATACCTGCAAAAAATGCGCCTTCAGGAAGCCCGTCGCCTCCTGGAAAGCGGTGCGACATCCTCTGTTGCTGCCACCGTTGCACGGGTGGGCTACAAGGATGCCCGCAGTTTTTCCCGACTTTTCCATAAACGTTTCGGAAAATTGCCTTCGGCTTATCTGAGGAAGTAG
- a CDS encoding PD-(D/E)XK nuclease domain-containing protein codes for MERYFVLNGLLDVLNDMEQGISGMWNLSWGYKTFEASLKADTSTTLVETETYLSILEYKLDESVQVALDQIKQKKYCQAYWEKGKKVIGVGVNFSSQTRNIEAWVAQELG; via the coding sequence TTGGAGCGGTACTTTGTTCTGAATGGCCTTCTTGATGTTCTGAATGACATGGAGCAGGGGATTTCTGGTATGTGGAACCTTAGCTGGGGTTACAAGACTTTCGAGGCATCATTGAAGGCGGATACAAGTACTACGCTGGTGGAAACCGAAACCTACCTATCCATTCTGGAGTATAAATTGGACGAGAGCGTCCAAGTCGCGCTAGACCAGATCAAACAAAAAAAATACTGCCAGGCGTATTGGGAAAAAGGAAAAAAGGTAATCGGGGTAGGAGTGAATTTTTCCAGTCAAACCAGGAATATTGAAGCGTGGGTAGCCCAGGAATTGGGATAA